A portion of the Paenibacillus marchantiae genome contains these proteins:
- a CDS encoding YaiI/YqxD family protein: MKPGGLALSELNVRHIVVDGDACPVKAEIAETALQFKVPVLMVSSFDHFLQGGEGVRTVQVDRSDQSADLYIANHIKPYDVVITQDYGLAALALGKRCYVLSFRGREFNDRDIDFMLDSRHTAAKARKRGHYGKGPKPFTEQDREIFQHKLTKLLKHLQENV, encoded by the coding sequence ATGAAACCGGGTGGTCTGGCTTTGAGTGAGTTGAATGTACGCCACATTGTTGTGGATGGTGATGCTTGCCCGGTCAAGGCTGAGATCGCAGAAACAGCTCTCCAATTCAAAGTTCCTGTATTGATGGTTTCTTCATTTGATCATTTTCTTCAGGGCGGAGAAGGAGTGCGTACCGTTCAGGTAGATCGAAGTGATCAGAGTGCAGACCTTTACATTGCCAATCACATCAAGCCATACGATGTGGTCATTACACAGGATTATGGACTGGCGGCGCTCGCACTTGGCAAACGTTGTTATGTTTTATCATTTCGTGGTCGTGAATTTAATGATCGTGACATTGATTTCATGCTGGATTCCCGTCATACTGCCGCCAAAGCACGAAAAAGAGGACATTATGGAAAAGGCCCAAAGCCTTTCACAGAGCAGGATCGGGAAATTTTTCAACATAAACTGACAAAACTTTTGAAACATTTGCAGGAGAATGTGTAA
- the glyS gene encoding glycine--tRNA ligase subunit beta, whose product MSKDLLFEIGLEEVPARFMRAAIEQLQDRVVKWLDASRISYGEVNAYATPRRLAVLIKDVAEKQEDVEEEVKGPSRKIALDDSGNWSKAALGFARSQGVEPDQFTFKELSGVEYIYATKSSKGVETSSVIGQGLLAILHAMTFPKFMRWASYDFKFVRPIRWIVALLGSDVIELEVAGVKSGNVTRGHRFLGKEAIISDPASYVEVLRSEHVIADIKEREQMIVSQIQALASEKKWDIAIKEDLLEEVLFLVEIPTVLFGTFESSFLNIPQEVLITSMREHQRYFPVLDNDGQLLPYFVTVRNGGSDSLNVIAKGNEKVLRARLSDAKFFYEEDQKLEIKDALSKLESIVFQEELGTVGDKVRRIRKIADGLASKLQVPADVAEAVNRSADICKFDLVTLMVGEFPELQGVMGEDYARKAGEKEEVAKAVFEHYQPRFAGDQSPASLVGAIVSAADKIDTIVGCFSINIIPTGSQDPYALRRQAAGIVQILLDHNLPLTLSDVFGVALQVHAQMNLLKRADEEVRKDLQDFFGLRVKKLLSETVRYDVVDAVISSGFDDISAVVPKGEALMAAVQTGDAFKTTVESFNRVGNLAAKASNASVHAELFTEEGERQLHAAWSKTNEEYRQVLSQHAAAEALAIASAWKEAITVFFDSVMVMAEDEAVRANRLALLAAIDRDLKAFADFSKLVW is encoded by the coding sequence ATGTCTAAGGATCTGTTATTTGAAATTGGTCTGGAAGAAGTGCCTGCACGCTTCATGCGAGCAGCAATTGAACAGCTGCAGGATCGTGTCGTGAAATGGCTGGATGCATCCCGCATTTCTTACGGTGAAGTGAATGCCTATGCCACACCGCGCCGATTGGCTGTTTTGATCAAAGATGTTGCCGAGAAACAGGAAGACGTGGAGGAAGAAGTTAAAGGACCTTCCCGTAAAATAGCACTCGACGACAGTGGTAACTGGAGTAAAGCTGCACTCGGATTTGCCCGTAGTCAGGGAGTTGAACCGGATCAGTTTACATTCAAGGAACTGAGCGGCGTGGAATATATCTACGCGACCAAGAGCAGTAAAGGCGTTGAAACCTCATCTGTAATTGGTCAAGGTTTGCTGGCTATACTGCATGCAATGACGTTCCCGAAATTCATGCGTTGGGCTTCGTATGATTTCAAATTTGTGCGTCCGATTCGCTGGATTGTTGCTCTGCTGGGCAGCGATGTTATTGAATTGGAAGTTGCAGGCGTAAAGTCTGGCAATGTAACACGTGGACATCGTTTCCTCGGAAAAGAGGCGATCATTTCGGATCCCGCTTCGTATGTGGAAGTGCTTCGTTCCGAGCATGTCATTGCGGATATTAAAGAACGTGAGCAGATGATTGTATCCCAGATCCAGGCTTTGGCTTCCGAGAAGAAATGGGATATTGCGATCAAGGAAGATTTGCTGGAAGAGGTCCTGTTCCTGGTTGAGATACCAACAGTGCTGTTCGGAACATTCGAATCTTCATTTTTGAATATTCCACAAGAGGTACTGATTACTTCGATGCGTGAGCATCAACGTTATTTCCCGGTGCTTGATAATGATGGACAATTGCTGCCATACTTCGTTACGGTTCGCAACGGCGGCAGTGATTCACTGAATGTCATTGCAAAAGGAAACGAAAAGGTACTTCGTGCACGTCTGTCTGATGCCAAGTTCTTCTACGAGGAAGACCAGAAGCTGGAGATTAAGGATGCATTGTCGAAACTGGAAAGTATCGTCTTCCAGGAAGAGCTGGGAACGGTTGGAGATAAAGTTCGCCGTATTCGCAAAATTGCGGATGGTCTGGCTAGCAAGCTGCAAGTACCAGCCGATGTAGCCGAAGCGGTGAATCGTTCTGCGGATATCTGCAAATTCGACCTTGTTACACTTATGGTGGGAGAATTCCCTGAACTGCAAGGTGTGATGGGTGAGGATTATGCCCGTAAAGCTGGTGAAAAAGAAGAAGTGGCCAAAGCGGTATTTGAGCACTATCAGCCACGATTCGCTGGAGATCAATCTCCTGCTTCGCTTGTTGGTGCTATTGTGAGTGCTGCGGATAAAATAGATACAATTGTAGGTTGTTTCTCGATCAATATTATTCCTACAGGATCTCAAGATCCTTACGCGTTGCGCCGTCAGGCAGCAGGGATCGTACAAATTTTGCTGGATCACAATCTTCCGCTGACATTGTCCGATGTATTCGGCGTTGCACTTCAAGTGCATGCTCAGATGAACCTGTTGAAACGTGCGGATGAAGAGGTTCGTAAAGATTTGCAGGACTTCTTCGGTCTTCGTGTGAAAAAACTGTTGTCGGAAACGGTCCGTTATGATGTTGTGGACGCAGTGATTTCTTCCGGATTTGATGATATCAGCGCGGTAGTTCCAAAAGGTGAGGCACTCATGGCAGCTGTCCAAACGGGAGATGCCTTCAAAACAACCGTCGAATCCTTCAACCGTGTCGGTAATCTGGCTGCCAAAGCATCCAATGCTTCGGTACATGCAGAACTCTTCACAGAAGAAGGAGAGCGCCAGCTGCATGCAGCATGGAGCAAAACCAATGAGGAATATCGTCAGGTATTGTCTCAGCATGCTGCTGCTGAAGCGCTCGCGATTGCATCAGCTTGGAAGGAAGCTATCACCGTATTCTTCGATTCGGTTATGGTTATGGCTGAAGACGAGGCTGTGCGTGCGAATCGTCTGGCATTGCTTGCAGCCATTGACCGTGATCTGAAAGCTTTTGCTGATTTCTCCAAATTGGTCTGGTAG
- the glyQ gene encoding glycine--tRNA ligase subunit alpha, producing the protein MNFQQMILTLQQFWAAHNCIIVQPYDTEKGAGTMNPMTFLRSLGPEPWKVAYVEPSRRPSDGRYGENPNRLYQHHQFQVIIKPSPDNIQEIYLESLKQLGIDPLKHDIRFVEDNWENPSLGCAGLGWEVWLDGMEITQFTYFQQVGGIETNPVAVEITYGMERLASYIQEKENVFELEWVDGITYGDVFRQPEFEHSKYTFEVSDVKMLFTLFNMHEEEANKAMAQNLVFPAYDYVLKCSHTFNLLDARGAISVTERTGYITRVRNLARQVAATYVEEREKLGFPLIKKGGAEHV; encoded by the coding sequence ATGAATTTTCAGCAGATGATTCTCACGCTGCAACAATTCTGGGCCGCGCACAACTGTATTATTGTTCAACCATATGATACGGAAAAAGGGGCAGGTACGATGAACCCGATGACCTTTTTGCGTTCGCTTGGACCCGAGCCTTGGAAAGTAGCTTATGTAGAGCCGTCCCGCCGTCCTTCGGATGGTCGTTATGGAGAAAATCCAAACCGTCTCTATCAGCATCATCAATTCCAGGTTATTATCAAGCCTTCGCCAGACAATATTCAGGAGATTTACCTGGAAAGTCTGAAACAGTTGGGTATTGATCCGCTCAAACATGATATTCGGTTTGTTGAAGACAACTGGGAGAACCCTTCCCTCGGCTGTGCTGGTCTTGGCTGGGAAGTCTGGCTGGACGGTATGGAAATCACCCAATTTACGTATTTCCAACAAGTCGGTGGAATCGAGACGAATCCGGTAGCAGTTGAAATTACGTATGGTATGGAGCGTCTTGCTTCATACATTCAGGAAAAAGAAAATGTGTTTGAGTTGGAATGGGTAGACGGAATTACATATGGTGATGTGTTCCGTCAGCCTGAATTCGAACACTCCAAATATACGTTTGAAGTATCTGATGTCAAAATGTTGTTTACGCTCTTCAACATGCATGAAGAGGAAGCGAACAAGGCTATGGCACAGAATCTGGTTTTCCCGGCATATGACTATGTGTTGAAATGTTCCCATACGTTCAACCTGTTGGATGCGCGCGGAGCAATCAGTGTAACGGAGCGTACTGGGTACATTACCCGTGTCCGTAATCTGGCTCGTCAAGTGGCTGCAACATATGTGGAAGAGCGTGAGAAGCTCGGCTTCCCGCTGATCAAGAAAGGGGGAGCTGAGCATGTCTAA
- the recO gene encoding DNA repair protein RecO — translation MLYRVEGIVIRSMDYGEGNKIITLCTESGGKVGVLVRGAKKPKSRHAALVQPFTYGQYVYFRNTGLGTLNAGEIIESYHELREDLIKASYASYACELLDRVLQDEETGTFWFKQLKACLQALKEEKDPVVITSLYEMKILQAAGYGPQLDDCISCGHERPDEQLFVSPRLGGVLCRACKHFDPPAMSVSPKALKLLRLFAQLDLQRLGNISVSEGTRDEIKKIMRAFMDHQLGLNLKSRSFLDQMEKYGI, via the coding sequence ATGCTATACAGGGTGGAAGGGATTGTCATCCGCAGCATGGACTACGGCGAGGGAAACAAAATCATTACGCTTTGCACCGAAAGCGGCGGGAAAGTAGGGGTACTCGTCCGCGGTGCCAAAAAGCCCAAAAGCCGACATGCTGCACTGGTGCAGCCATTTACGTATGGTCAATATGTATATTTTCGTAACACCGGTCTGGGAACACTAAACGCAGGTGAGATCATCGAATCTTATCATGAGCTGCGTGAAGATCTGATTAAGGCCTCCTATGCATCTTATGCTTGTGAACTGTTGGATCGTGTGTTGCAGGATGAAGAGACAGGTACGTTCTGGTTCAAACAGTTGAAAGCCTGTCTTCAGGCGTTGAAGGAAGAGAAAGATCCGGTAGTCATCACAAGCCTGTATGAAATGAAAATATTACAGGCAGCCGGGTACGGACCTCAGCTGGATGATTGCATTTCTTGTGGTCACGAGCGTCCGGATGAGCAATTATTTGTTAGTCCAAGGCTTGGAGGCGTTCTGTGCCGTGCTTGCAAACACTTTGATCCTCCGGCGATGTCCGTGAGTCCGAAGGCGTTGAAACTCTTGCGTCTGTTTGCACAGCTGGATCTGCAAAGGCTTGGTAATATATCGGTTAGCGAAGGCACCCGGGATGAGATCAAAAAGATCATGCGGGCCTTTATGGATCATCAACTTGGCTTGAATCTAAAATCCCGTTCTTTTCTTGATCAAATGGAAAAGTACGGGATTTGA
- a CDS encoding YqzL family protein, with protein MRDFSWKVFAMTGDVESYLLYAEACSSVGQESEPAREVIEDEEAEG; from the coding sequence ATGCGAGATTTTTCGTGGAAGGTTTTTGCGATGACGGGGGATGTGGAATCCTATCTGTTGTATGCCGAGGCATGTAGCTCAGTGGGACAGGAGTCGGAACCTGCAAGGGAAGTGATTGAAGATGAAGAAGCCGAAGGTTAA
- the era gene encoding GTPase Era, whose translation MKKQAFKSGFVAIIGRPNVGKSTLMNQVIGQKIAIMSDKPQTTRNKIHGVYTSEHQQIVFLDTPGIHKRQSKLGDYMNQTALNTLGEVEAALFLIDASEGMGGGDRYIAEQLKNVRTPVILVMNKIDKIEPEALLPLIEEYRKLHDFAEIVPVSAMLGSNVSTLLEQLGKYLPEGPQYYPDDQVTDHPEQFVCAELIREKILQMTREEVPHSIAVTIEDMKVQDNGVVYISAVIFVERDSQKGIIIGKQGALLKEVGKRARHDIQNLLGSKIFMDLWVKVKKDWRNQDRVLRDLGFGRD comes from the coding sequence ATGAAAAAACAAGCATTCAAATCCGGCTTTGTAGCCATTATTGGACGTCCCAATGTAGGTAAATCCACACTGATGAACCAAGTCATTGGACAGAAAATTGCGATTATGTCGGACAAGCCACAAACGACTCGTAATAAGATTCATGGTGTTTATACATCGGAACACCAACAAATCGTTTTCCTGGATACGCCAGGGATTCACAAACGTCAATCCAAGCTGGGCGATTACATGAACCAGACCGCTTTGAATACGCTCGGAGAAGTCGAAGCTGCTCTGTTCCTGATCGATGCCTCGGAAGGCATGGGCGGTGGTGACCGTTATATTGCAGAACAATTGAAAAATGTACGGACGCCTGTCATTCTTGTCATGAACAAAATTGATAAAATTGAGCCGGAAGCATTGCTTCCGCTGATTGAGGAATATCGCAAGCTGCATGATTTCGCTGAAATCGTACCTGTTTCTGCCATGCTCGGCAGCAACGTAAGTACCTTGCTTGAGCAGCTCGGCAAGTATTTGCCGGAAGGTCCGCAGTACTATCCAGATGACCAGGTTACAGACCATCCGGAGCAGTTCGTTTGTGCTGAGTTGATTCGGGAGAAAATTTTGCAAATGACGCGTGAAGAAGTGCCTCACTCCATTGCGGTCACGATTGAGGATATGAAAGTACAGGACAACGGCGTCGTTTATATTTCTGCCGTCATTTTTGTGGAGCGTGATTCGCAAAAAGGGATCATTATCGGTAAACAGGGTGCCTTGCTTAAAGAAGTGGGGAAACGTGCCCGCCATGATATTCAAAACCTGTTAGGTTCCAAAATCTTCATGGATCTGTGGGTTAAAGTGAAAAAAGACTGGAGAAATCAGGATCGAGTTCTGCGTGACCTTGGCTTTGGCCGCGACTAA
- a CDS encoding cytidine deaminase, producing the protein MDNDLLMQEAIKARTKAYTPYSHFGVGAALLDSEGHVHHGCNIENAAYTPGNCAERTAMFSAIAGGKQPRSFKAIAIVGDTDGPIAPCGVCRQVMYELCEPDMKVILGNMKGDLQETTVAELLPWAFGPSDLNSAKK; encoded by the coding sequence ATGGATAATGATTTGTTGATGCAAGAAGCAATTAAGGCACGTACGAAAGCGTATACGCCTTATTCTCATTTTGGTGTAGGTGCAGCTTTGCTTGACAGTGAGGGACATGTGCATCATGGTTGTAATATTGAGAATGCTGCTTATACGCCAGGCAACTGTGCTGAGCGTACAGCCATGTTCAGTGCGATTGCAGGAGGTAAGCAACCACGCAGTTTCAAAGCCATTGCCATTGTAGGAGATACAGACGGCCCGATTGCTCCATGCGGCGTATGTCGTCAAGTGATGTATGAACTGTGTGAACCGGATATGAAAGTTATTCTGGGTAACATGAAAGGTGATCTGCAGGAGACTACAGTTGCCGAGCTATTGCCATGGGCTTTTGGACCATCTGATCTGAACTCTGCTAAAAAGTAA
- a CDS encoding diacylglycerol kinase family protein yields MKRRSWGMVFRNAAEGIVYGLRTQRNVRVHTGVAILMCAAGFFFGISRTDWMFVLTAVFLVLVTELMNTAVEAAVDLAHPHIHPLAKAAKDTAAGAVLLAAVFAVIIGSIVFIKPVMSWLGLL; encoded by the coding sequence ATGAAAAGGCGCTCCTGGGGGATGGTATTCCGCAATGCTGCGGAAGGAATCGTATACGGGCTGCGGACTCAGCGGAATGTAAGAGTTCATACAGGAGTCGCCATTTTGATGTGTGCAGCCGGCTTTTTTTTCGGGATTTCCAGAACGGACTGGATGTTTGTACTGACAGCCGTTTTTCTGGTTCTTGTGACGGAGCTGATGAATACAGCTGTGGAAGCTGCTGTAGATCTGGCGCATCCGCATATACATCCGCTGGCAAAAGCGGCGAAGGACACCGCGGCCGGTGCAGTTTTGCTGGCTGCGGTGTTCGCCGTCATCATCGGGAGTATCGTTTTCATTAAACCGGTGATGAGCTGGCTGGGTTTGCTGTGA
- the ybeY gene encoding rRNA maturation RNase YbeY translates to MSLNLAWNNEQQDKEITEPMIAMLEQLLNLAGEAEGVADGEVALTFVDDEQIHELNRDYRGIDRPTDVLSFAMNETVDEELDIIYELDEDEEMEEMPDVLGDIIISVPRTILQSEEYGHSFERELGFLFVHGFLHLLGYDHQDEASEAEMMGKQEAVLAQAGLTR, encoded by the coding sequence ATGAGTCTTAACCTAGCATGGAATAATGAACAACAGGATAAAGAAATCACCGAACCGATGATCGCAATGCTGGAGCAGCTGCTGAACCTTGCAGGGGAAGCAGAGGGTGTTGCGGACGGGGAAGTGGCCCTGACTTTCGTAGATGATGAGCAGATTCATGAGCTGAACCGTGACTATCGCGGCATTGATCGTCCAACAGATGTATTGTCTTTTGCAATGAATGAGACTGTGGATGAGGAACTGGATATCATCTACGAACTGGATGAGGATGAAGAAATGGAAGAAATGCCGGATGTTCTGGGGGATATTATTATTTCTGTTCCACGGACCATCCTGCAGAGTGAAGAATATGGGCATTCATTTGAACGTGAGCTCGGGTTCCTGTTTGTTCATGGCTTCTTGCACCTGCTTGGATATGATCATCAGGATGAAGCCAGCGAAGCCGAAATGATGGGCAAACAGGAAGCGGTACTCGCCCAAGCCGGGTTGACACGATAA
- a CDS encoding HD family phosphohydrolase, whose translation MTSKELSKGKSFQNRATGWKYSVWARYLLFLFLVILFYVSLASKLLPERYDIQEGTRSEVNIAAPMQIPNTKATLKAQEEAAERVQPMFQIVQMRNENLMTTLLDRIDRLNQDDQISSQDKIDIYRDEIPQRQKDFVSNFINNNRKAGTYSETLLEEIRNVVQEQSYRIPEETYIKISRLTSDDIQEMKAVARDIVSRLMTDQISEATTARAKVAEMVSVSSLSKRTQREVVQELARLVVTSNRFYDEEGTKEAKVQARENTQTVFIKQGDTLVAKGEMITPEMYTLLGENDLLKNEVNYWPQLGLLMLSCLLSAAILMYIQQFSGTHFKYNNAQLLMLVLIFIITIVVMHVTAILQTSENSYVGFLAPVAVGAMLIALLLDTSLAFVCSIIIGMLSSIILNTHQGQIFDFELGFFAVLVSFVAIFATHRASQRSTILKGAIMVCLFGSMAVFTLALIDSSDWNRTTTLYGIGFAFAGGVLTAILVIGLMPFFETSFGILSALKLVELSNPNHPLLRKLLTETPGTYHHSVMVGNLSEAAAEAIGANGLLCRVGSYYHDIGKTKRPIYFIENQNNMENPHDSIDPKLSKSIIVAHARDGVEMQKDYKLPRPIRDIAEQHHGTTFLHYFYHKALRQAEEAGVEPDFTEDDFRYPGPKAQSKESAIVGIADSVEAAVRSLRKPTVEQVESMIEKIIKGRLDDHQFNDCDLTMRELDIVAKTLKETVMGIFHSRIEYPEEMKKPKPTSPEAG comes from the coding sequence ATGACCTCGAAGGAACTGTCAAAAGGCAAATCTTTTCAAAATAGAGCTACAGGATGGAAGTATAGCGTGTGGGCACGCTATCTTCTGTTTTTGTTTCTGGTGATCCTCTTCTACGTGAGTCTTGCTTCCAAGCTACTCCCAGAGCGGTATGATATTCAGGAAGGCACACGAAGTGAAGTGAATATTGCTGCGCCCATGCAGATCCCGAATACCAAGGCTACACTGAAAGCACAAGAAGAAGCCGCTGAACGTGTACAGCCGATGTTTCAGATCGTGCAGATGCGGAACGAAAATCTGATGACGACTCTGCTTGATCGTATTGATCGACTGAATCAGGATGATCAGATTTCTAGTCAGGACAAGATTGACATCTATCGTGATGAAATACCGCAGCGTCAGAAAGATTTTGTTTCCAATTTCATCAACAACAACCGGAAAGCGGGTACATACTCCGAAACTCTGTTGGAAGAGATCAGAAATGTGGTACAGGAGCAAAGCTACCGCATCCCGGAAGAGACATATATCAAAATTTCACGTCTGACTTCGGATGATATCCAGGAGATGAAGGCCGTTGCTCGGGATATCGTCTCCAGATTAATGACCGACCAGATTAGTGAGGCTACAACAGCTCGTGCCAAAGTGGCCGAGATGGTGAGTGTGAGCTCTCTAAGCAAGCGTACGCAGCGTGAAGTTGTACAGGAGCTTGCTCGTCTTGTGGTAACGTCTAACCGCTTCTACGATGAAGAGGGTACAAAAGAAGCTAAAGTACAGGCTCGTGAGAACACTCAAACGGTCTTTATCAAGCAAGGAGATACGCTTGTTGCCAAGGGTGAGATGATTACCCCGGAGATGTACACCCTTCTGGGCGAGAACGATTTGCTGAAAAACGAAGTGAACTATTGGCCTCAGCTTGGACTGCTTATGCTGTCTTGTCTGTTGTCGGCAGCGATTCTCATGTATATTCAGCAATTCAGCGGAACGCATTTCAAATATAATAATGCTCAGCTGCTGATGCTTGTTCTCATATTTATTATTACGATTGTGGTTATGCATGTTACAGCGATACTCCAGACCAGTGAGAATTCATACGTAGGCTTTCTTGCTCCTGTTGCCGTAGGCGCAATGTTAATTGCATTGCTGCTGGATACATCGCTTGCCTTTGTCTGCTCGATTATTATCGGCATGCTGTCGAGCATTATTTTGAATACACATCAGGGTCAGATTTTTGACTTTGAACTTGGATTCTTCGCGGTGTTGGTATCGTTTGTTGCGATCTTCGCCACCCATCGAGCAAGTCAGCGGTCTACGATCCTGAAAGGCGCCATTATGGTCTGTCTGTTCGGATCGATGGCAGTCTTCACGCTGGCGTTGATTGACTCAAGTGACTGGAACCGTACGACAACGCTCTATGGCATTGGATTTGCGTTTGCCGGAGGCGTACTGACCGCCATATTGGTTATTGGGCTAATGCCATTTTTCGAAACCTCATTTGGCATCTTGTCTGCGCTGAAGCTGGTGGAACTGTCTAATCCCAATCACCCGCTACTACGTAAACTGCTAACAGAGACACCGGGAACCTATCACCACAGTGTGATGGTAGGAAACCTGTCAGAAGCCGCCGCAGAGGCGATCGGTGCCAATGGGTTGTTATGTCGGGTCGGCTCGTATTACCATGATATTGGCAAGACCAAGCGACCGATTTATTTCATTGAAAATCAAAACAATATGGAAAATCCGCATGATTCGATTGATCCAAAGCTGAGCAAGTCCATTATCGTGGCTCACGCACGCGATGGTGTGGAAATGCAGAAGGACTACAAGCTGCCGAGGCCTATTCGGGACATAGCTGAGCAGCATCATGGAACAACCTTCCTGCATTACTTCTATCACAAAGCACTGCGTCAGGCTGAGGAAGCAGGAGTGGAACCTGATTTTACGGAAGATGATTTCCGTTATCCGGGTCCCAAGGCTCAGTCCAAAGAGTCGGCGATTGTTGGTATTGCTGACAGCGTGGAAGCTGCGGTCCGTTCCTTGCGGAAGCCTACTGTAGAGCAAGTGGAGTCCATGATCGAAAAGATTATTAAAGGTCGACTGGACGATCATCAGTTTAACGACTGTGATCTGACAATGCGGGAGCTGGATATCGTCGCCAAGACCCTTAAGGAAACCGTCATGGGTATATTCCACTCCAGGATTGAATATCCGGAAGAAATGAAGAAACCGAAGCCAACCTCGCCTGAAGCGGGTTGA
- the yqfD gene encoding sporulation protein YqfD produces MKQPSLYKLRGAVRITVTGGDIEALINTVAEQGLEVWDLRAYDGRKAEMNILLPHFFRLRPLLKRTGCRVKVTHRSGFPFFAARLLRRKFFLGGMLFFVAALFALSSMVWNVEVKGNVTIPTDEVLAAAKKEGIYPFQWGFRLQSQDKLSRQLALALPDVTWIGVSKEGTTITIQVVESAQPKREPLLNPRHLVSKTDAVITQIYAEQGRPVVQKDMRVKKGQVLISGILGDEENTKTIVAKGEVRGLVWREYQVEVPLVQKHNTMTGDSKERFYIVLGKWAIQLWGYGNTPFTTFDTESDHKPLTWRSFTLPMGWLTEKDLETREQEEQHTIEWARTKGLEGARNDIIAKNGKGTKILSEKILHEKKENGKVYMKVLFEVEESIAEELPLVHSQGE; encoded by the coding sequence ATGAAGCAGCCCAGTCTGTACAAACTGCGCGGAGCAGTCCGAATCACGGTCACAGGGGGGGATATTGAAGCATTAATCAATACGGTGGCAGAGCAGGGACTGGAAGTATGGGACCTGCGTGCCTATGATGGACGCAAGGCAGAAATGAATATTCTGCTACCGCATTTTTTCAGGCTGCGTCCTTTGCTGAAACGGACAGGCTGCCGGGTAAAGGTGACACACCGGAGTGGATTTCCTTTTTTTGCAGCCCGTTTGTTAAGAAGGAAGTTCTTTCTGGGCGGCATGCTATTTTTTGTAGCAGCTCTGTTTGCGTTATCATCAATGGTTTGGAATGTAGAAGTGAAAGGCAATGTGACGATTCCCACGGATGAAGTGCTCGCGGCAGCAAAGAAAGAAGGCATCTACCCCTTCCAGTGGGGATTTCGGCTGCAAAGCCAGGACAAGCTCTCCAGACAGCTCGCGCTGGCTCTGCCAGATGTAACCTGGATTGGGGTGAGCAAAGAAGGGACAACCATCACCATCCAGGTTGTGGAGTCAGCACAGCCCAAGCGTGAACCGCTGCTGAACCCGAGACATCTAGTCAGTAAAACAGACGCTGTAATCACTCAAATTTACGCGGAGCAGGGGCGCCCTGTCGTGCAGAAGGACATGCGTGTCAAGAAGGGGCAGGTACTGATATCCGGTATTTTGGGAGATGAAGAGAATACAAAGACCATTGTAGCCAAAGGGGAAGTGCGCGGACTGGTGTGGCGTGAATATCAAGTCGAAGTCCCTCTTGTGCAGAAACATAATACGATGACTGGAGATAGCAAGGAACGTTTTTACATTGTGCTGGGAAAATGGGCGATACAACTCTGGGGATACGGGAATACGCCTTTTACCACATTTGATACCGAAAGTGATCATAAACCGCTGACCTGGAGATCCTTCACACTTCCCATGGGATGGCTGACTGAGAAAGATTTGGAAACTCGGGAACAAGAGGAGCAGCATACGATTGAATGGGCTAGAACGAAAGGATTGGAAGGAGCAAGAAACGATATTATCGCCAAAAATGGCAAAGGAACGAAAATTTTAAGCGAAAAAATTTTGCATGAGAAGAAAGAGAATGGTAAAGTTTATATGAAAGTATTATTTGAAGTGGAAGAAAGCATTGCGGAAGAACTTCCGTTAGTCCATAGTCAAGGAGAATGA
- the yqfC gene encoding sporulation protein YqfC, translated as MTRISRKLRRWTSEVLDLPQDVLYDMPRLTLIGTKQLYIENHRGVIHFTPDRIVLALSQGQLEIKGTELMIRNILPDEVAVEGTILDIHMNGAEGNG; from the coding sequence ATGACCCGGATCAGCCGCAAGCTGCGCAGATGGACCAGTGAAGTTCTGGATCTGCCGCAGGACGTGCTTTACGATATGCCACGGTTAACCCTGATCGGCACAAAGCAATTGTATATAGAGAATCATCGTGGTGTCATTCATTTTACACCGGATCGCATCGTTCTGGCTCTCTCACAGGGTCAGCTGGAGATCAAAGGAACTGAACTGATGATTCGCAATATTTTGCCGGATGAAGTGGCTGTTGAAGGAACAATTCTGGATATTCATATGAATGGAGCGGAGGGGAACGGATGA